The Arachis hypogaea cultivar Tifrunner chromosome 14, arahy.Tifrunner.gnm2.J5K5, whole genome shotgun sequence DNA window acataaaatatataatttgtatctatatttatcaaaatttgtaTACATAAATTTACacacataaaattttgaaaattcttgaTAGCctaaagaagaggagttgaatctataatattcttttaaacttaattaattatacctCAAACCAGAAAATGAAACTTAACTTCTGTTCTATCTGCGAGATGAATTATGtaggaaaaaattttattttgtctcataaatcgtGTGAAACAAAATCAgagcaaggaagaagaagatgacacagccatgtatcctggttcagttgcttcATATAATACaatctacatccagtctccaccacaacagcagtgtaattttcattatcattttaaatattatatacaccAATTTCCTAGAATTCAACATAATCCTATCTAAGACAAATAAATTTCAACCTAAACTTGACTTGGCTAGGCAACTTTTTAAACTCTCAATACACTAAATGCTTATTCAACTTAACAAGAGATACAACTTAGACATCAGAAACAAAACAGAAATATAATCAAAAGAGATCTGAAATAAATCTTGGCgtttctctttaagtttctctcTTTACCTTTTCTCTCAATGGTTTTTTCTTAATATCTCATTTGTATACTTTTTATCACTGAATATAAACAAAGAAATATACAACATACAAACAGAATACTCAAAGATAAACCATAAAGGAAATGATGTTTAACAGCTTTGACACTATAAGATGAACTGGATTTAGCACTCTTTGATGAAGCTCTCCATTTTGACAGAATGTTACTTTGATGTAGAAACACTATCCAAAATATTAAACTCTTACAAGAAAGCTCTCAATGAATCTCAAAATTCTGGTTCTCTCTCCATGAGTAAAAATGaagattatttttctttttgtatgagCTCTGTTTCTTCAGCTAGGATTTGCTTCACAAGTCAATTCCTTAAATCTTGAACCAGCTGagatcttatctttttttttttcaatcagcTCCAAAATCAGGGATTTAAATTCAGAAATAAGCAATGCAGTGAAGGACGAGCAGCGGCAGCTTCATAGATCTTAGATTTCTCAATTAATTTGCCAAATTCAAATCCTTAATCTTGTATTTTGGctccaaaaaataattttgaccATTAATTCATAACAGATTGAAGTAGCcaccattttttttatattgctcGAAACGATGGTGCAGAGAAAAGGAAAAAACATCAAGCAATTAACTTGCATGTAAAATGAAAACAAAttacttttaacttttaatttaacttAGCTTGTTTGTGTTGAATGTTAATATTGATTTGACATAGCCttcttaattaatttttctttctttttctttggctcTTGGTAAGAAAAAACTgaactcttttttgttttttggttttcCATGATATTTTCAATTTGATAGATTAAAGACTAATTTATCACGAATCTGAGTTTCATTTAAGAATTTGTTGCTAACCAATGAATTGTTACGCACAAAAAGCGGGATTCGAAATGAACTTCAGACTAAAGGTAAGggttgctttccttttgcttgaATGGCAATGGGTTGGGTTATGAATTCAATTCCATTTGGCAGCTTTGGTCCAAGAAGCTATGGTTCATATGTTTGGTTTTTTTATTGGGCTGATTAATGATATGTGGCCTGTAACACTAAACAACTTCATTAAACCCTATTTAGACTTTTAACtcaatcatcattcatcaatatatTTGTCATTatcaatttttgttattatttactaAGCTCAACAAATTTAATCAATAATATATATCAATTTGTATCTATATTAAACTATTGACTAAAAATATTaaccaatataaattaaaattgttgaCTGTTAAATTCTTCTCTTTAGTAATTTTTATCTTTGATCTTTATGTATAACTACATGGTGAAAAATTTCTTCTTTAACCTCTCACAGAAGAACACACCTTTTTTAATAGGAAAATACTACTTGTACAACACTAATCAGTCTTtaacaatatttaattatttttttattgaaacatATTCCTATTTTTTAGATACAtatctataaataaatttaatttaaatattaaaaacaaaaattttcctAACTTCTCTCCCACTTCATAGTTAGTTATTAGGACTTTGCTTCTTTTACGTAACTTCACATAACAAATATGATTTGTTATTCTTTTTTTACGTAATATTCACACTACATTAGTGAATTTCAAACGAAACAGGAACCCCGTCTCATTTTCATCGGTGAAAGGTATCACCACCTTCCAGCTGAAGCACCTTCTCGTCTTCATTAGTGAAAGGTATCACCACTTTCATATATGTGCTTAATTAATGTTATGAAATATCATGTTcatcatttttaattatatttaaaaataaacatgaaaatttcATTCTTATTTAATTGGaacaaatttgattttatttgattttatcaatagaattattacaaataaattattttgtacttaattagTGTGAGTAAAGAAGCAAAGAAAAGCtcatgagtaatagctcaaatggatATATTAATTCcattcttctactttcttctcttaatttcttttccacttagttCCCTAATTTTCGTTTTCTCTCCCAATTCATTCCTCTTTTAATTTATTTCGTTTTCTAATTCACCCATTCCATATATCTTATTTCTCTCTGAAATTATTAAATACCAATTCTGTTTTTCTCTACACCATGAGCAACAAATCAGAGACACAAAACCCTCATATAATTGATAGTGATCAGGAGGATGACTTGATCGTTTTTGCTTATGAAGATGTTTCTGAAGAAATTCAAGCCTGTACACGGAGCCTGTCTGGAAGAATTTTCTCAGATCGAATCTTTTCCGTAAGTATCATGGAAGAGCTCTCTATGTAATATGGAATAAACCAGAAGGATTCAGAGTAGTCGAAAAATCCAGGAACcagtttcaatttttctttgagaATGACTCTGATGTGACTCGAATTGAGAGAGGTTCACCCTGGTTATTCAAGAGTTTTGTTATTCATGTTCGCAGATGAAAGCAGTCAATAAACATGGAGGATAACCACATCTCTTCTTTTCCTGTATGGGCACAATTTTGGGGATTGCATGAATAATACAAAACACTTGAGGTTGGACGAAAATTGGGTGGCAAACTTGGTCAAATTGAAGATGTTGCTCTATTTGAAGTTAGAGGCAAAGATACACGCATAGTGAAGGCTAAAGTGGAACTGAACGGTGATAAAAGAGTGAGGGATACACTGAAACTGCTTGATCCTAATCAGAAAATGCTGAAAATTGGAGTACGCTATGAATGTATAGGTGTGTTCTGTACTTATTGTGCAAAATTGGGGCATGAATCTAAGAACTGCCAATGTTTTATTGATGATTCTGCCCAAAACAATATCAAGGAAGATAAAGTTAGTGAATGGCTTAAGACAGATCAAGTCGGTAGGCGTCTAACTGAAAAGAGAGCTTCCTTCAATCCTAACTAACCTCGGGATGGTTCTATTCCAGCTCAATCGAAGAAAAAATCTTCACCTGCTTGGCTTTTTGATAGTTTCTCAAAAATGAGTGTACAAGATGATCAGAAAAAAcagaataatgaaaaaattgcTGCCAATTCGAGTTCTAGGGAAGAAAATGAGGGTGAATCAGAAAACACAGGTACAGCTACtgatactaattcttcttctaatgcTTTATTGGAGATATCATATCCTATAAATAATGTCCAACACAATAACAACGTCATATCCAAGCTTAAAAAGGAGAATAAAAAGCCAAACCTGAAACAACTTGCCAGAAAGTCTGTGATAGGTTTCAAACGGAGGAGTGGAGGTAATGGTACTgaagaaatttcaaaaaaaatttgtccCAAGAATATCGAGCCACTTTCATGGAAGAAAAGGCTAGAAATATGCATTGGAGCAGCGCGTGGGCTACACTACCTTCACACAGGAGCCAAGCGCCCTATCTTTCACTGTGATATCAAACCTCAAAATATTCTTTTGGATAACAACATGGTACCAAAACTCTCACATCTTGGATTTTCCTTACAAGGTCCACTATTAAGGTCAAAGGCAAAGCCTATAAAAGTGGACATGATGATCGGTAATTATCTTAAATCTTTTGTTCTTACAAAGATGTCTTCAAAATAGTTTAACACTTGACTAAAACTATTGCTTATTATTTGCTAGGTACACCTGGTTTCATGGCACCTGAGTATGTCCTAACCAAAACCTTCACAGATAAATGTGATGTTTATTCCTTTGGGATAGTTTTAATGGTAGTTTTATCCACTAGCTACAAGCAGAGCTTCTTTGAGAAGATGTACATGATGGCCGACTCAGATTTGTTTTTAGAAGAGCCATTGTATTTAATGACTCCATATGTGGATATACCTAGCTTTTTGGAGAGGATTTCGGTTGATGAGATTATTGATCCAGTGTTATTGGGAAAGATTGCACCAGAATGTTTGGGAGTATTCATAGATATCACAAAAAGATGCTTAAGTAAAGATGCAAACGAAAGACCAGATATGGGTGAAGTACAAGTTGAACTTGAGCAAGCACTAGCActacaagaggatgaagatgcATGCCCGGAACCATGATGCAGATGTCTAGTCTTTTCATGGAGACTACAAAAAAATGATGATGTTTTTGTTCTCATTCTCATACACATTCAGCTTTGGAAAGCCTCTAGTTACATCCATTTGCTGCCTCATTGTTGATATTTCAGGATTTAAGAAAACTTTTTGgatgtttaaatttttatttgtctGAATTAGTAAATGTTATGGATAGGTGAGAAAGAATAATAGTTAAGTGATTATTTTTATTTCCACTTGATTATAAAAGGCAAACATACATagaggcaaaagaaaaaagatccaACCTTTAAACTATCCTTTtaattattatcttaatttttaaaagagtaaaattttaaaaataatttttatttttgacaatataaaataataaaatacaaaaaatttaaggaGTTATGCTGTTTTGGTCAAAGGTGTTGACTCAGTAAACGCCTAGATATGAAAGAAACACAAACCATGCGTTGGATGAGCCACTGCATTCTTGGACTGCAACAATCAAGGCTGGAGCTATATGAAGCTTCATTTCTTCCATCTCAGGTTCTTTTCCATTTCCACAAGTTATTTATTCATCAACTTAAGTTCatttatgttgaatttttaacCATTAATCAATTTTAAGCTGAAAAAATAGTTCTTTCATCCCCTCTTCCTTATGCTTTATTAATGAAGGTAAAAGATAATAGTAATGTTCTAGCTAGTAGGTACCACTTTAATGATCAACGATTTGTTAATACTTTATTTGAAAGATGAATAATAGAATACAAAACAAGGTGTTTGTGGAATCTGTAAGGAGGAAGAATTTGATAGAGATAGAATAAGAAATTTCCCAATTATGGGGGCCAatagagagaagaaagaatagagagaatccaaattaaattaaggccaaagaggaaggaaccaatcactaaaatcattCATTACCATTTACATTCTTACTATATCTATTTATAGTAGATTAATTACTAATAAAACTATCCTAATTGGGCTTTGGCAACTTTTTACTCCTTGCAGAACTCAACGAAACTAATGCTTTTGTCTCCAAGTTGATCTTCAGCCTTCAGGTCTTCGTACTTATCCATCTCTAGGGTACTTTGAAACCTTTTCTATATATTCCCTTGTTATTCCATAACTGATTTCACAAAGCAGAATCTATATTAGATTTTAGAAAATTTACATGTGTGTATTGGCCAATAGAACAGAAATAATCATTAGTCTAATCTATCTGTACATGATTGACAGTGTCTCAAATTGTCATAATGGTTCTGAAATGTTTATGCTTTGGTGATTGGAAGAAGGGGAATGCAAGTTGTTCATCTAAGAAACAATATCCAACAGTAATAGAAGAGCTATGCCATCCCTTTTCCTTTCATGATCTTAGAAAGTCAACCAACAACTTTGACCAGAAACTAATAATTGGAGAAAGAGCCCTTACTAAGGTTTATAAAGGTTGTCTcaaccataataataataataatggtgctGCTGCAACTGATTATACGGTGGCATTGAAGGTGATGACTGTTCCCCTTGAATTCAAGAAGGAAGTCGAGATGCTATGTCAGCTTCATCACCCAAATATAATATCTCTTATAGGCTTCTGCCACCATGGAAAGGAAAAGATTGCTGTGTACGAGTATACAGACAATGGATCACTCCATGATTACTTGAGTAACAAGGACAAAGAACCACTGTCGTGGAAGAAAAGACTAGACATCTGCATCGGAGTAGCACGTGCTCTACACTACCTTCACTCTGGAGTTAAGCGTGCAGTTTTTCATCGTGACATAAATCCAATTAATATTCTTTTGGATAGGAATATGATGCCCAAACTTGCCAATTTTGTGATATCATTGCAGGGAGGGCTCTCTACATTGAAGCCAAAGCAAATCAAAGTAGATAAGATTGTAGGTACATCTGCATTGATGGCTCCGGAGTATGCTATACACGGTATTGTTACTGATAAATGTGATGTTTACTCCTTTGGTTTGGTTCTACTACACATGGTAGGCCATAATGTGTTGAACTACTTAATTCAACATGAAGAGCACATTCTTGAGGAGACACTAGATCCAATTCTGAAAGGAAAGATTGCGCCAGAATGTTGGCAAGTATTCACTAGTGTCATACAAAGTTGCTTGGAGTACGAAGCAGATGAGCGACCAACAATGGGAGAAGTAGAGGTATTGCTTGAGCATGCTCTCTCGTTGCAGCAACAAGCTGATATTATAAGGAATGCTGCTCGCTATACCTTATCATCCACTACCCCTTGTTATTGTCGACAGCGATATAATAATCATGAATCACTACCCAGATAGTGCTGGATCTTTTTTTACTCCAATCATTAGTCTTCAACAGCTTCACTCACCTAATCAATAGTTTTATGGCTACTCTGTTTTCTGTTCTTTATTCTCGCTCTAAAAACACAGTACTTATAGATCTAACATAGGTTTGCACTAAATGAGGCATATCCTGTTGCACTTGATTTGTGGTGATCTATCGATCAATATGTAACATATCAAAtagtttaagaaaagaaagaatacgAGGAACTTATTGCTAGTACAGGTTATTAACTTTTGCTTTGCAACGTTAACCTGCATTTTGTTTCAACGATCAATGTCCCAGAAATCAAAGCAAACTAAAGCTGTGCTTAGAATAAGTTTAATCAGGTCTTAGTTCAATGAATTATCCACTTTCGTTTGAGAATTCATAATTTATAATTGCAATTGTACAGTGATTTACATTAAAAGTACTGCAATATTAAATAAAACTCGAGAGCATCAGAAATTAAATAAACTAAGAAGTACCTTAATAAAATAAAGTTGAAAGCCATACATATAAATGTAAAATTTACACCACTATAGCAATTATATCAAGATGCTACAAGGTTTCATTACCAGATAGAACAAAAGATAAggtgaaaatagaaaatttaacgTGGTTCAATTAACCTACCATGAAAGAAAGACCTGGGAGCACATGCTCTATGAACAGTGAAGAATTCAGGTGACAAACACAAATATCCCAACTGTAATCCCAACAAACAAAATACTGAAATACTTACTACTAAAGACCAAACTGAATTGCCAAATTAAATCTCATTAAGATGTGTGATATTCTGTGTAGACATGATAACTCAACCAAGGCAACATTGAATAAAGATAAAGCAGATAATATAAGAGATTGCATTTAACTAAAGGAAACTCTATTTACACCTTCAAATGTTCTAGTTTTTCACATTCATATGGAAGGGAAATCATACTTTAAagcaaaagcaaaataaaacaaaattctttAGAAGCTTCTTCCAGCTGAACTTGCCAATCCTACACTTTATTTACAACAGAATCAAGTGTCTCTGTTGTTCAGTCATTCACTCCTAGTTCTCTTTCCCTGTTTGACATCCTTCTGATTCTGATGGCCTACAGAAAAGATAACCACCGCATTAGACATGAAAAAAGAAATAACTTAAGACCCCTCACCACAAGAATAGGCTTTAGGAAGCAAGACAGTGACAATGCTTCCCTAAGCATTGACAAATTCTAACAATAGCCAAACCCTGCATCTGATTGCAACTTGATGCATAATGCATCTTGCTtggtatttttaattaatcacaaAGCAAGGAAAACTACGAGGAATAACTAGTGCAATGCATAGGAGAATAGTTACataccatttttcttcttcttgtccTTTATCCCTATCCTTATCCTTAATGTCACTAGGGAGTGGCACGAGACTCTGTGTATACAGTGTAGCTTGTGCCGTTACGTTTAAAATGTGGGAGATGAAGATAATCAAAATAATCGATTTGGAGGAGCTTTCCTCTggcattatatttgacaaaactAAAGTTGGTATATGTAGATATTGGGGGAAGATCTAGTGCAACAATGTCACTACCATTGGATAAGCATATAGGCACACACTCTCCACGAGAAATCTGATAGAAAGTCCAAGATGAATGCACTTTGTATTGTTTCATCACCCATATGTTAGTTTTACGGTATTCATATGAATACAAGGCTAGGCACCCTCCTAGTAGGGCGAGACGAGTGGGTTCGAGATAACACATTACTTGTTCAGGCATAGATATGGTTgagaaactcttttcctttaaatCAAATATAAGAATACTGTAATCTTTAACTCCAAGAGTGCAAGACGACCAATGAATGGCGCCATTCAAGAAGAACCCACGCGATTCCCATTTCCCCCCACCCAAGGGTTTGGAGAGTGCAAAATCAAGATTAATCCATGAATTGGTTCTCAAAGACAAGCAATCAAAGTGGTCTTGGCCATTCTTATCCTGAGAACCTACAACAACTAAGTAGTCATCCTGTGAAGCATCGTAACCAAATCCATACAAACACCGATAAACGGAATTACTACGAGAAACAATGTGAGAGTAGGATACTCTTTTGCTGGATCCAGTCACTGGATTCCATACGACCAAAAAATGCGGGGCTCGGTGTAAGAGAACAAAGCCTCTGCAGGAGCACATAACTTCAAAATCATAACGTGTGTTCACCTTGAAAGGGAGAGATACCTCTTTTACAGCAGCATGCTTGTAGCCGTGAAATATTGCGTCAATGTCTACGGAGCAAGCCTTGGAGTAATCGTTTATGAGGAGGCATACATGGGTGGGTGCGGCAGAGAGTCGACGATGCGATTCCGCAAAGTCGGGATCGGAAATGAGAGAGTGCCAAAGCTTCGAAACACACTTGAGGCGAGCGAGATGTATGAGCGGAACCCTCAGTAAGATTCTGTGAATCAGCTCAAGAGGGAGAGTGTCGTCAATGCTCTTGCTCTTGTGATTCTCATTCtgctgttgcttcttcttcttcttcatggttgATTGCTGTTTTGGTTTGTTCCtgtgcttctgcttcttcttcttattaatgcttgaaaattgaaatgaaatgctGCGCTTTTCGCAATTCATATAGCAATTCACTCAGCCCCGGGATTTGAAATTGCGTTGAAAACGGAGGACGAAGGAAAGGGAAGAGTCAGTTTTGAATTGGCTACTGAAAAAACAACGCttattttttgagaaaaaaaccCTAAACAATCTTTTTTTTTGCTcttattttttaagaattaatcttTAGGGTAAAAAACCCAAATAAGCCAAGGAGAGCTCCAAATTACCCAAATCAGCCAAACCAAATCAGCCAAACCAAAAATCCATACCTGAATCCACCAGGACGAAttattatataat harbors:
- the LOC112744612 gene encoding F-box/kelch-repeat protein At3g23880-like, whose protein sequence is MNCEKRSISFQFSSINKKKKQKHRNKPKQQSTMKKKKKQQQNENHKSKSIDDTLPLELIHRILLRVPLIHLARLKCVSKLWHSLISDPDFAESHRRLSAAPTHVCLLINDYSKACSVDIDAIFHGYKHAAVKEVSLPFKVNTRYDFEVMCSCRGFVLLHRAPHFLVVWNPVTGSSKRVSYSHIVSRSNSVYRCLYGFGYDASQDDYLVVVGSQDKNGQDHFDCLSLRTNSWINLDFALSKPLGGGKWESRGFFLNGAIHWSSCTLGVKDYSILIFDLKEKSFSTISMPEQVMCYLEPTRLALLGGCLALYSYEYRKTNIWVMKQYKVHSSWTFYQISRGECVPICLSNGSDIVALDLPPISTYTNFSFVKYNARGKLLQIDYFDYLHLPHFKRNGTSYTVYTESRATP
- the LOC112743379 gene encoding receptor-like protein kinase ANXUR2, which translates into the protein MSVQDDQKKQNNEKIAANSSSREENEGESENTGTATDTNSSSNALLEISYPINNVQHNNNVISKLKKENKKPNLKQLARKSVIGFKRRSGGNGTEEISKKICPKNIEPLSWKKRLEICIGAARGLHYLHTGAKRPIFHCDIKPQNILLDNNMVPKLSHLGFSLQGPLLRSKAKPIKVDMMIGTPGFMAPEYVLTKTFTDKCDVYSFGIVLMVVLSTSYKQSFFEKMYMMADSDLFLEEPLYLMTPYVDIPSFLERISVDEIIDPVLLGKIAPECLGVFIDITKRCLSKDANERPDMGEVQVELEQALALQEDEDACPEP
- the LOC112744611 gene encoding receptor-like protein kinase ANXUR2, yielding MVLKCLCFGDWKKGNASCSSKKQYPTVIEELCHPFSFHDLRKSTNNFDQKLIIGERALTKVYKGCLNHNNNNNGAAATDYTVALKVMTVPLEFKKEVEMLCQLHHPNIISLIGFCHHGKEKIAVYEYTDNGSLHDYLSNKDKEPLSWKKRLDICIGVARALHYLHSGVKRAVFHRDINPINILLDRNMMPKLANFVISLQGGLSTLKPKQIKVDKIVGTSALMAPEYAIHGIVTDKCDVYSFGLVLLHMVGHNVLNYLIQHEEHILEETLDPILKGKIAPECWQVFTSVIQSCLEYEADERPTMGEVEVLLEHALSLQQQADIIRNAARYTLSSTTPCYCRQRYNNHESLPR